The Herbiconiux sp. SALV-R1 nucleotide sequence AGCGGGATGCGGTCGGCCAGCAGGTCATCCTCGACCGGCCGCGACACCAGCACGCTGTGCCGGCGCAGCTCGGCGGCGTGCACGGGGAGCGGCAGGTCGAGCACCCGCAGGTGGCCTTCGAGCAGCCGCTGCCGACCCGCCATCGCGGCGGCGACCGCCTCGGGGTGGGTGCCCACCGCTCCGGTCACGATCACGAGGTCGCCCGCCTCGGCGCGCACGCTGAACGGAGCCACCAGCTCGCCCTCGGCCGCGGCCTCCACGACCGCCCGCTTCGCGGCCACCGCGTACGGCGGCGCGTCGGTCGCCGGAAGCGGGCGCCACCGCACGGCGTCGAGCATTTCGCGCACCCCTTCGCCCTCGAGGTCGACGTTCGGCAGGATGTGCGCCAGCCGCTTCGGAATGGCCCAGCCCACCCTGCCGAGCAGCATCATGAGCGCCGGGATGAAGGTCATGCGCACGAGGAAGGCGTCGATGAACACCCCGGCGGCGAGGCCCAGGGCGATGGGCTGCAGCACGGCGTTGCCGCCCGGCACGAAGCTCGCGAACACCGCGAACATGATGCACGCCGCCGCCGCCACCACCCGGGCCGCGCCCACGAATCCGTGACGCACCGCGAAGTGGGCGTCACCGGTCTCGGTGTAGACCTCGCGCATCCGTGACACCAGGAAGACCTGATAGTCCATGGCCAGGCCGAACAGCACCGCCATCAGGAGGATGGGGAAGAAGCTGATGACCGGCCCCACCTTCGCCACCCCGAGCACGTCGGCGAGCCAGCCCCACTCGAACACCGCGGTGACGATGCCGAACGACGCCGCCACCGAGAGCAGGTAGCCGATGGTCGCCGAGATGGGTACGGCCAGCGAGCGGAAGACGATGGTGAGCAGGATGATGCACAGCCCCACCACGACGACCGCGAACGGGAGCAGGGCGTCGGCGAGCCGTGCCGACACGTCGATGCCGAGCGCGGTCTGCCCGGTGACCTGGTAGCCGAAGCCGTTCGTCGTCTCGAACTCCGCTTCGCTGTCACGGATGCTGTGCACCAGCTGCTCGGTGGCGACGCTGTCGGGCGAGCTGTCGGGGATGATCGAGACGATGAGCATGTCGAGGGTCGCGTTGGGCAGCGCCTGGCTCACACTCGCGACATCGGGCAGGCTCGCGAACTGGTCGTGCAGCGCCGTGCGGGCCTTGTCGAGATCGGTGATGGCGGCGATGTCGGCGGTGATGAGCAGCGGGCCGTTGAAGCCGGGCCCGAAGCCCTCGCTCAGCTGGTCGTAGCCCTCGCGCGACATCGACCCGCTCGGGTCGTACCCGGCGTCGGGCAGGGTGAGGCGGAGCGAGGCGGCGGGCAGCGCCACCACGATGAGCCCGATCACCACGACGGCGACGGTGATGATGGGCTTGGCGGTCGCGAGCGCCACCCAGCGCGCACCGAGGGTGGTCTTCTTCGCGTGCGGGTCGGCCGAGGCGAGCTCGCGCCGGGCGGCGCGCGAGGTGGGCTTCGGCACCAGCCGCCGCCCGAACAGGCCCAGGATGGCGGGCAGCAGGGTGAGCGCCACCACGACGGCGATCACGACCGAGATGGCCGCGCCGATGCCCATCACGGTGAGGAACGGGATCTGCACGACGGAGAGGCCGAGCAGCGCGATGATGACGGTGAGGCCGGCGAACACGACGGCGCTTCCGGCGGTGGCCACGGCGGTGGCCGCCGACTCCTTCGGATCCATGCCGTGGATGAGCTGCGTGCGGTGCCGCGCCACGATGAACAACGCGTAGTCGATGCCCACCGCGAGCCCGAGCATGGTCGCGAGCAGGGGCGCCGTGGAGGAGATGCTCACGAAGCCCGACGCGATGGTGATGGTGGTGGTGGTGACCGCCACGCCGATCACCGAGGTCACGAGCGGCATGCCGGCGGCCAGCAGCGAGCCGAAGGTGATGAGGAGCACGACGAAGGCCACGAGCAGGCCGATGGCCTCGGTGTAGTCGACCCCGGCCTCAGGCGGGTCGGTGACACCGGAGAAATAGATCGTGAGCCCGTCGGTCGCAGCCTTCTCGCCGGCGGCCACGATCGCCTCGTTGTCGGCCTCGCTCAACTGCGAGCTCGCCACGTCGAGCTGCACGGTGGTGTACGCCATGCTGCCGTCGTCGTTCACCTGCGCCGACGCGTTGGCGTCGAACGGCCCGGTGACCATCGAGACGTGGTCGACCGACCCGAGGGCGGTGACGGATGCGGCGATCTGGCTCTCGAAGGCATCGACCTTCTGCCCCGACGGCGGCACGTAGATGACCTTCGCGCTGCCGCCCGAGGCCTGCGGGAAGCGCTGATCGAGCATGTCGATGGCCTGCTGCGACTCCGTGCCGGGAATGGTGAACGAGGAGCTCATGGTGCCGCCGAGCACGCCGGCCCCGCCGATGAACAGCCCGAGCAGCACCACCCAGCCCACGATCACGGCGATGCTCCGATGCGCGGCGAAGCGCCCGATCCTGTACAGCAACGTGGCCATGTGCCCTCCCCTACAAGGCTATCGGTCACGAGTCGCCGCATTAGGGCCGGTCAGGCCCCCCTTACTGGGGCCGTGACAAGCCGCGCTCAGCGGGAGCGGGTGGCGCGTTGCATGAAGGCGAGGACGGCCTTGTCGACGATGATGTCGCTCGGTTTGAGCGGGCGGGTGAGGTAGAGGCCGTCGAGGGAGGTGAGGCGGCTGAGCGCGACGTAGGTCTGGCCGGGGCTGAACACCCGGGAACCGAGGTCGACGATCGCCTCGTCGTAGGTCTGGCCCTGCGACTTGTGGATG carries:
- a CDS encoding MMPL family transporter; the encoded protein is MATLLYRIGRFAAHRSIAVIVGWVVLLGLFIGGAGVLGGTMSSSFTIPGTESQQAIDMLDQRFPQASGGSAKVIYVPPSGQKVDAFESQIAASVTALGSVDHVSMVTGPFDANASAQVNDDGSMAYTTVQLDVASSQLSEADNEAIVAAGEKAATDGLTIYFSGVTDPPEAGVDYTEAIGLLVAFVVLLITFGSLLAAGMPLVTSVIGVAVTTTTITIASGFVSISSTAPLLATMLGLAVGIDYALFIVARHRTQLIHGMDPKESAATAVATAGSAVVFAGLTVIIALLGLSVVQIPFLTVMGIGAAISVVIAVVVALTLLPAILGLFGRRLVPKPTSRAARRELASADPHAKKTTLGARWVALATAKPIITVAVVVIGLIVVALPAASLRLTLPDAGYDPSGSMSREGYDQLSEGFGPGFNGPLLITADIAAITDLDKARTALHDQFASLPDVASVSQALPNATLDMLIVSIIPDSSPDSVATEQLVHSIRDSEAEFETTNGFGYQVTGQTALGIDVSARLADALLPFAVVVVGLCIILLTIVFRSLAVPISATIGYLLSVAASFGIVTAVFEWGWLADVLGVAKVGPVISFFPILLMAVLFGLAMDYQVFLVSRMREVYTETGDAHFAVRHGFVGAARVVAAAACIMFAVFASFVPGGNAVLQPIALGLAAGVFIDAFLVRMTFIPALMMLLGRVGWAIPKRLAHILPNVDLEGEGVREMLDAVRWRPLPATDAPPYAVAAKRAVVEAAAEGELVAPFSVRAEAGDLVIVTGAVGTHPEAVAAAMAGRQRLLEGHLRVLDLPLPVHAAELRRHSVLVSRPVEDDLLADRIPLGSLPAGARSVEQRLQRELGEELAELWGRALAAEWIRQLAEATAAAATVTDRRGRATAKVGLVAVDGTGIPTAHLQHALSIVDAALPLTTTLVVAHHGARLDAGIRPVQIVALAAVRPEPPVLPGLPGASVVSALPSGPSVPAVAAPAGSAGRGEAAAPDDPGSGSGPGSASGAQGAPSAPDSPDDPDQNPPTEPRQEVTA